The genomic stretch CGCGCATGAGGCTCCCGATGTGGCACCTTGCCCCCTGACCCCGACCCCTTGGAGCAGCCGTGGCCACCCCGCCCGTCCCCTCGTACACACTCCTCCCCGGTGCCCCCGAGTCGCCCGTGCTGCTGCATGTGCCGCATTCGGCGCGGGGGATCCCGGCGGAGGCGCGCCGGGGGATCGTGCTGGACGACGGTGCGCTGGAGCGGGAGCTGGACCACATCACGGACGCGCACACCGCCGAGCTGGCCGAGCGGGCCGCTGCCTTGGCCGCCGTCCGGCCCTGGCGGTTCGTGAACCGGCTGTCCCGGCTGGTCGTGGACCCGGAGCGGTTCCCGGACGAGCGGGAGGAGATGACGGCAGTCGGCATGGGCGCCGTGTACACGCGGACCACGCACCGGGCCGAGCTGCGGCCCGCGGACGCCGATCCGGAACCGCTGCTGGCCCGGTACTTCCGACCGTACGCGCGGGCCATGGCCGAGGCGGTCGCGGACCGGCTGGCCGCGACCGGACGGGCCGTGGTGATCGACGTGCACTCCTATCCGAGCGAGCCGCTCCCCTACGAGCTGCACGGCGACGGACTGCGGCCCCCGGTGTGCCTGGGCACGGACGCCTTCCACACCCCGCCGGAGCTGGCCGAGGCGGCCCGCACGGCGTTCGCGGTCTTCGGGGAGACGGGACTGGACAGCCCCTTCGCCGGTACGTACGTACCGCTGGAGTTCCACGGCACCGACGCCCGGGTCGGTGCGCTGATGGTGGAGATACGGAGGGACGTCTATATGGCCGAGCCGGGCGGACCGGCAGGGCCGGGCCTGGACCGCCTGGCCACAGCGCTGGCCGCACTCGTCGACACAGCCTGAGCGCCCCGAAGGGGCGCGGGGCTGTGTCTGATACGCGGCTACCGCCGCGTGGGCGCGATCGACCACAACGACGCCGCAGACGCCCGACGACACTTCACGGCACCCCATGAGGCGCCCCGGCCCCCACCTGGAGCACTCCCACAGGACAGCCGCCGCTCCCCATACCAGTGTGGTGTCCATGACCGAGGAGACCACGCTCACCGGGCAGGCCCCGCCGCCCGTACGGGACTGGAGCACACCCGACCTGGACGGGACCGACTTCGACCCGGTCCTCGCCGACCTGATGCGCGAGGGTCCGCTGACCCGGATCCGGCTGCCGTTCGGCGAGGGCTGGGCGTGGCTGGCGACCCGCTACGACGACGTGAAGCTGATCACCAACGATCCGCGCTTCGGCCGTACCGAGGTGACGCACCGTCAGGTGACCCGGATGGCGCCGAACTTCGCGCCCCGTCCGGGCTCGCTCGCCTGGGCCGACCAGCCCGACCACAACCGGCTGCGCAAGCCGGTCGCCGGTGCCTTCACGGTGAGCGCGATGAAGCGGCTGCGGCCCCGCGCGCAGGCCGTCCTGGACGAGCTGGTGGAGGGTGTCGTACAGGACGGGCCGCCGGCCGACCTGATCGAGCGGGTGCTGGAGCCGTTCCCGCTCACCGTGGTCAGTGAGGTGATGGGCGTGCCCGCCGCCGACCGGGGGCAGGTGCACGCCTGGACCCGGGAGATCATCTCCACCAACGGCGTCGAGGCGGCCGGCCGGGCCAAGGACGGCCTGTACGGGTGGATCACCGCGACCGTCCGGGCCCGTGCCGCGAGCCCGGGCGAGGACGTCTACTCGATGCTCGGCGGGGCCGTGGCGCGCGGCGAGATCAGCGAGGCGGAGGCCGTCGGGCTGGCCGGCCCGCTGCAGATCGGCGGCGAGGCCGTGACGCACAACTGCGGGCAGATGCTGTATCTGATGCTGACGCGGCCGGAGTTGATGGAGCGGATGCGGGCGCGTCCCGAGGCGCGCGGCCCGGTGCTGGACGAGCTGTTCCGGTGGATCCCGCACCGCAGCTCCGTCGGGCTGGCCCGGATCGCGCTGGAGGACGTGGAGATCGCCGGCCACCGGATCGCCGCGGGCGAGCCGGTCTACGTCTCCTACCTCGCCGCCAACCGCGACCCGGCCGTCTTCCCGGACCCGGACCGCATCGACCCCGACCGCGATCCGAACCCGCACGTGGCGTTCGGCAACGGCCCGCACTTCTGCACCGGCACCGTGCTGGCCCGGCTGCAGACCGAGCTGCTGGTCGACACGCTGCTGGACCGGCTGCCCGGGCTGCGGCTCGCGGTACCGGCCGAGCAGGTGCGGTGGCGGCACCGGACGATGATCCGCGGCCCGCAGACGCTGCCCGTGACCTGGTCCGCCTGACCGGCTACCGGCCCGGTCGCCTGACCGGGTTCAGGTCCGCAGCCACTCGGTGACGATCACCTCCGCGCCGGTCCGCAGCCTGAGCGCGAACGGACCGGCCGGCGTGGTGTCACTGGTGAAGCGCCCGAGAGTGTCGACCGCGACCGGGCGGACGGTCTGCGGTCCGCCGAGCACCTCGATACGCGCCGACCGCGGCGGCAGCACCTGCCCGATCAGCCCGTCCTCGGTGACCTCGACGTCCACGGTGACCTCGCCCGCGCGGAACGTCAGCATCCGCGGTGCGTCCGTGACCCCGCGCACCGGCAGCGCGTCCACGAGCGAGTCGAAGGTCAGCTCGGCGATCTTCGCGTCCAGGTCGTGCAAGGCGTAGGCGTCCAGGGCCAGTTGGCGCAGGACATCCGGCACCGGGTCCAGGACCGCGGCGGCCTGGCGCAGCTCCTCCTCCAGCAGTCCGTCCGCCTCCTCGTCGTCCGCCGGGCCCTCCTCGGGCACTTCGTCGTCGTAACCGCTCATGCCGCACCTCGTGCGTTCATCCGGGCCCGCAGCCGGCGCAGACAGCGCTGCCGCAGGGGTCCGATACTGCCGACCGCGATACCGAGCGCGGCCGAGACCTCCACATAGCTGGGCGGCGGGGAGGCCACCAGCACGCGCAGCAACTGCCGGCAGCGCTCCCCCAGTCCGTCCAGCTCCTGCCACAGGCGGCGTAACCGCTCGGCCCGGTCCGCCGCCTCCTCCGAAGCGATCAGCGACTCCTCCGGGGTCTGCTCCTCGCTGGCCCGGTCCAGCACGCGCGGGTCGTCCGTCAGCGTCAGCCGGGCCACCGCCTTGAGCACCTTCAGACACTCGTTGCGGGCCGTGCTGGCCAGCCACGCACCGGCCTTGTCGGGCTCGCGGATACGGCCCAGGTGCTGGGCGAAGCGGAACCACACGGTCTGGTAGACCTCGTGCCCGTCGGCGTCGGAGAGCCGGTGCGCGCGCACCACCGACCACACCAGCGGACTCATCCCCTCCACCAGCGCCTTCCAGGCCGCGGCGTCTCCGTCGACGGCGGACTGGACCAGCGCGCCGACCTCTGTGCGGTCCACGGCTCCACCCTTCGTGTACGGCACGTCATCGTACGCCGTGGAGCGGAGCGTCCCGGACCTCATACGGGCACGGCCGGGTCGACGACCGGCGCCGGGCGCCAGGTGGGCGGCCGGAGCACCGTGACGCGTGCCCCGCGCACCTCGGCGCGGTGCGTGGCCGACGCCAGCAGCCGGTCGCGGGCGGCGCGCGGGTCGCGCTCCTGGTACGCCGTCATCCGCGCGGCGACGAGCCCCGCGACGACCGGTGTGGCGAAGGAGGTGCCGCTCCACTGCGCGAGCCCGTCGAACATCACCTGGTGCGGCTTGGCGCCGGTGCTCTCCCGGCCCTCGCTCAACGCGCCGGTGTGGCGCGGGAACTGGCAGGTGCAGGAGTAGTCGAAGCCGAACCGGCAGGCGTCGTAGGTGGAGTGCTGGTAGACGTACGGCACGGGCGCGGCGAAGCCGGTGAGGGCGCTGGTGAGACGCTCGCCCGGGGCGAAGACCCGCACCCAGGGGCCGTGGTTGCTGAAGCAGGCCTCGCTCTCGCCGTCCGCACTCAGCGCGCCGACCGACACCACGCTGTCCTCGTACTCGGGCAGGCCGGCGTAGGCGGCGGGCCAGAACCGCGCGTTGCTGGAGTTGTTGCCGGCGGCGGCCACCAGCAGGGTGCGCCGCTCGCGCAGTGCCCGCATGAACGCCTCCAGGCCGATGAGCCCGTCGGCGCCCTCGGTGGTGGTGCCGGCCGAGAGGCTGATGATGTCGGGCCAGCCGTCCTCGTCGACCGCCTCGAAGAGCCGGGCGCCGAACTCGGACTCCAGGATCGCGCCCGCGTCGTTCATGGTGTTGCGGACGGTCACGTTGGTATTGGGTGCGACGGCCGCGAGGATCCCGGCGATGAACGTGCCGTGCCCGGAGTACTGGCGCAGCACCCCGTCGGCGTCGGTCTCGGCCGGCTGGGTGTCGCCCGTGGTGTGGGCGAGCAGCGGGTAGTCGCGGTGGTCGTGCACCAGGCCGGTGTCGAGCACGAGGACCCGGGCGGCGCTGTCCGCGTCGTAACGGCCCTCGGCAGCGGCCGGGTTGGGCGGCTGGGTGCGCGGCACGGGCACCGGCTCGTCGCTCGGGCAGGCGTTGACCGCGATGTGCACGACGTGGTTACGGCCGACCAGGCGGCGGCCCTGGCGGTCCTCGGCCTCCCGCAGGGCGCGCAGGGCGTGCGGGACGGTGTCGGTGCCCTCGGTGGGGTCGCCGATCCGGATGCGGGTCACTCCGGTGCGGTTGGTGTGCGGGCCGTCCCGGCGCACATGGTCGGGGACGAGTCCCTCCGTCGCGGTGAAGTGGGCGCGCACGGTGTCCTCGACGACCCGGGCCTCCTCGCCGTCCCGGGCGAGCACCACGCCCTTCTCGTACAGGAAGTGCGCGGTGTCGTCGTCGTACGGGCCCAGCGCCAGGGCGACATCGGGCATCGCCCGCTGGATGTGATCGAACTGCTCGTGGAAACGCTGTGGTGCCATGGTGTCTCCTCCCCCGACAAGACGGTGTTCGACAGTGAGAGCCGTGGGGCCACCGTCTGATACAGCAGGCCACTACCATGCGAGACGTGACAGCGGAAGGCGAGTCGGTTCTCGAACTGCTGCCCTTGGTGTTCGCCGACCCCGGCGAGGCCCGGGCGCGCGCGGAACAGGTGCTGCGGGCCGGTCCGCAGCCGCTGCCCGCCAGCGTCGCCCACCAGGTACTGGGCATCTGGCAGCGGGACTTCGGCGATCTGCGGATCGCGTTACGGCATCTGCGCCGCGCCCGGGACCTGGCCGCGCGCGCCGAGTCGGCCGACCGCGAGGCGGATGTGCTCGCGACGCTGGGGGTCGCACTGGTGCACGCGGGGCGCACGCGGCAGGGGCTCACGTCCTTCGAGCGGGGTGTCGCGCGCGGTACCGGACACACCCGGGCCCGGGTGCTGTACCGGCGGGCGTACGTGTGGTGGGTGCTGGGCCGGCACCGGGAGGCGCTGGAGGACGTACGGCGGGCACTGCCCGTGCTGAGGCAGGTCGGGGACGACATCTGGACCGCGCGGGCGCTGACCCTGCGGGCCACCGTCCATCTGGCGCTCGGCGCGGTGGACCGGGCGGTCGCGGACTTCACGGCGGCGGAGCGGCTGTGGGACACGACGGGGCAGGAGCACGACAAGGCGGACGCGGTGGAGAGCCGGGGCCTCGCCGCGTTCCGGTCCGGGGACATCCCGGCGGCGCTGCGGCTGCTGGACGAGGCCGAGGAGCGGTACGCGAAACTCGGCACGCCCACCTACATGCTGTCCATCCGGCGCTGCGAGGTGCTGATGGCGGCCGGGCTGGCCCCGGAGGCGCTCGCCGAGGCGGACGCGACGATCGCGCTGCTGGACCGGATCGGCGGGCAGTCGACCCGCAAGGCCGAGCTGCTGCTGGCGGCCGCGCGGGCCGCCCGCTCGGCCGGGGACGCGCACACCGCGATAGCCCGCGCCGCCGTCGCCGTACGGCTGTTCGCCGCACAGCGGCGGACGTGGTGGGAGACGCACGCCCNNNNNNNNNNNNNNNNNNNNNNNNNNNNNNNNNNNNNNNNNNNNNNNNNNNNNNNNNNNNNNNNNNNNNNNNNNNNNNNNNNNNNNNNNNNNNNNNNNNNNNNNNNNNNNNNNNNNNNNNNNNNNNNNNNNNNNNNNNNNNNNNNNNNNNNNNNNNNNNNNNNNNNNNNNNNNNNNNNNNNNNNNNNNNNNNNNNNNNNNNNNNNNNNNNNNNNNNNNNNNNNNNNNNNNNNNNNNNNNNNNNNNNNNNNNNNNNNNNNNNNNNNNNNNNNNNNNNNNNNNNNNNNNNNNNNNNNNNNNNGGCACGGCGGGCCGCCGCCTGCCCGGGTGACGGGCTGGGCGGCGCAGGCGCTGCGGGCACGGGCGGCCGGGTCCCGGCGGGGTGTGCTGGAGGC from Streptomyces roseochromogenus subsp. oscitans DS 12.976 encodes the following:
- a CDS encoding N-formylglutamate amidohydrolase, producing the protein MATPPVPSYTLLPGAPESPVLLHVPHSARGIPAEARRGIVLDDGALERELDHITDAHTAELAERAAALAAVRPWRFVNRLSRLVVDPERFPDEREEMTAVGMGAVYTRTTHRAELRPADADPEPLLARYFRPYARAMAEAVADRLAATGRAVVIDVHSYPSEPLPYELHGDGLRPPVCLGTDAFHTPPELAEAARTAFAVFGETGLDSPFAGTYVPLEFHGTDARVGALMVEIRRDVYMAEPGGPAGPGLDRLATALAALVDTA
- a CDS encoding S8/S53 family peptidase, whose protein sequence is MAPQRFHEQFDHIQRAMPDVALALGPYDDDTAHFLYEKGVVLARDGEEARVVEDTVRAHFTATEGLVPDHVRRDGPHTNRTGVTRIRIGDPTEGTDTVPHALRALREAEDRQGRRLVGRNHVVHIAVNACPSDEPVPVPRTQPPNPAAAEGRYDADSAARVLVLDTGLVHDHRDYPLLAHTTGDTQPAETDADGVLRQYSGHGTFIAGILAAVAPNTNVTVRNTMNDAGAILESEFGARLFEAVDEDGWPDIISLSAGTTTEGADGLIGLEAFMRALRERRTLLVAAAGNNSSNARFWPAAYAGLPEYEDSVVSVGALSADGESEACFSNHGPWVRVFAPGERLTSALTGFAAPVPYVYQHSTYDACRFGFDYSCTCQFPRHTGALSEGRESTGAKPHQVMFDGLAQWSGTSFATPVVAGLVAARMTAYQERDPRAARDRLLASATHRAEVRGARVTVLRPPTWRPAPVVDPAVPV
- a CDS encoding cytochrome P450 — its product is MTEETTLTGQAPPPVRDWSTPDLDGTDFDPVLADLMREGPLTRIRLPFGEGWAWLATRYDDVKLITNDPRFGRTEVTHRQVTRMAPNFAPRPGSLAWADQPDHNRLRKPVAGAFTVSAMKRLRPRAQAVLDELVEGVVQDGPPADLIERVLEPFPLTVVSEVMGVPAADRGQVHAWTREIISTNGVEAAGRAKDGLYGWITATVRARAASPGEDVYSMLGGAVARGEISEAEAVGLAGPLQIGGEAVTHNCGQMLYLMLTRPELMERMRARPEARGPVLDELFRWIPHRSSVGLARIALEDVEIAGHRIAAGEPVYVSYLAANRDPAVFPDPDRIDPDRDPNPHVAFGNGPHFCTGTVLARLQTELLVDTLLDRLPGLRLAVPAEQVRWRHRTMIRGPQTLPVTWSA
- a CDS encoding tetratricopeptide repeat protein, whose protein sequence is MRDVTAEGESVLELLPLVFADPGEARARAEQVLRAGPQPLPASVAHQVLGIWQRDFGDLRIALRHLRRARDLAARAESADREADVLATLGVALVHAGRTRQGLTSFERGVARGTGHTRARVLYRRAYVWWVLGRHREALEDVRRALPVLRQVGDDIWTARALTLRATVHLALGAVDRAVADFTAAERLWDTTGQEHDKADAVESRGLAAFRSGDIPAALRLLDEAEERYAKLGTPTYMLSIRRCEVLMAAGLAPEALAEADATIALLDRIGGQSTRKAELLLAAARAARSAGDAHTAIARAAVAVRLFAAQRRTWWETHA
- a CDS encoding RNA polymerase sigma factor yields the protein MRSGTLRSTAYDDVPYTKGGAVDRTEVGALVQSAVDGDAAAWKALVEGMSPLVWSVVRAHRLSDADGHEVYQTVWFRFAQHLGRIREPDKAGAWLASTARNECLKVLKAVARLTLTDDPRVLDRASEEQTPEESLIASEEAADRAERLRRLWQELDGLGERCRQLLRVLVASPPPSYVEVSAALGIAVGSIGPLRQRCLRRLRARMNARGAA